One stretch of Rathayibacter festucae DSM 15932 DNA includes these proteins:
- a CDS encoding aminotransferase class IV — translation MTSPVLVEIDDSGTPLLRDPGAGLVRVDEPGYLRGDGVFETLAVIRGRARGQEEHLARLAASAAAVGLEIPSAEVWSAAIALAVTEHDAVEDLSIRLVAGYRDATTARATVRAEPTADSSELRDRGAAVAVLDRGYPHGVQEEAPWLLSGVKTTSGAVTRAALREAKRRGADDVVWRTSDGLLLEGATSSLVLLADGVLVTPAAGAGILDGTTVARVLAIGEGCGLSSARRDLPVAALAGADAAWLVSSTRRAVPIRAADGQPLPVDRALTAAFEEGLLAD, via the coding sequence ATGACCTCCCCCGTCCTCGTCGAGATCGACGACTCCGGCACTCCCCTGCTCCGCGATCCCGGCGCCGGCCTCGTCCGCGTCGACGAGCCGGGCTATCTGCGCGGCGACGGCGTCTTCGAGACGCTGGCCGTGATCCGCGGCCGTGCCCGCGGGCAGGAGGAGCACCTGGCGCGCCTCGCGGCCTCCGCCGCGGCCGTCGGGCTCGAGATCCCGTCCGCCGAGGTGTGGTCCGCGGCGATCGCCCTCGCGGTCACCGAGCACGACGCGGTCGAGGACCTCAGCATCCGGCTGGTCGCGGGCTACCGGGACGCCACGACGGCGCGAGCGACGGTCCGCGCGGAGCCGACCGCCGACTCCTCGGAGCTGCGTGACCGGGGCGCCGCCGTCGCCGTGCTCGACCGCGGCTACCCGCACGGGGTGCAGGAGGAGGCCCCCTGGCTGCTCAGCGGCGTCAAGACGACCTCCGGCGCCGTCACCCGCGCCGCACTGCGCGAGGCGAAGCGGCGGGGCGCCGACGACGTGGTCTGGCGCACGAGCGACGGCCTCCTGCTCGAGGGCGCGACCTCGAGTCTCGTCCTGCTCGCGGACGGGGTGCTCGTGACGCCCGCAGCCGGCGCCGGGATCCTCGACGGGACGACGGTGGCGAGAGTGCTGGCGATCGGCGAGGGGTGCGGCCTGTCCTCCGCGCGGCGGGACCTGCCCGTCGCGGCGCTGGCCGGCGCCGACGCGGCCTGGCTGGTGTCGAGCACCCGGCGCGCCGTGCCGATCCGCGCGGCGGACGGACAGCCGCTGCCCGTGGACCGCGCACTGACCGCGGCGTTCGAGGAGGGACTGCTCGCCGACTGA
- a CDS encoding DNA/RNA non-specific endonuclease yields MSGFDPGFLGAPLAAPRPSGERVVRQLPYTHFEVLLDPERRLALSTAVNIDGARLLDLGRGDDWHLDERVPASEQTGPEVYARNDFDRGHLVRRRDPVWGEPAEARAGNVDSFCYTNAAPQASGFNQSKELWLGLEDLVLEYAQANRARIDVFTGPMLAEGDPVYRGIGVPLRFWKIAAWSPDGTTLAASAYLLDQTALVRRIVDGEDREGLAPLGAYRTFQVAVSSLAGPTGLDLDALAAVDVLGAAGARAEPPRELLTAEDVARGLTAR; encoded by the coding sequence GTGAGCGGCTTCGATCCCGGCTTCCTCGGCGCCCCGCTCGCGGCGCCCCGTCCCTCCGGCGAGCGCGTGGTGCGGCAGCTGCCGTACACGCACTTCGAGGTGCTCCTCGACCCGGAGCGCCGGCTCGCGCTCTCGACCGCGGTGAACATCGACGGCGCGCGGCTGCTCGACCTCGGCCGCGGCGACGACTGGCACCTCGACGAGCGCGTGCCCGCGAGCGAGCAGACCGGGCCGGAGGTGTACGCGCGGAACGACTTCGACCGCGGCCACCTCGTCCGCCGTCGCGACCCCGTCTGGGGCGAGCCGGCCGAGGCGCGCGCCGGCAACGTCGACAGCTTCTGCTACACGAACGCGGCGCCGCAGGCGAGCGGCTTCAACCAGTCCAAGGAGCTGTGGCTCGGCCTCGAGGACCTCGTCCTCGAGTACGCGCAGGCGAACCGCGCCCGGATCGACGTCTTCACCGGACCGATGCTGGCCGAGGGCGACCCGGTCTACCGCGGCATCGGCGTCCCGCTGCGCTTCTGGAAGATCGCGGCCTGGAGCCCCGACGGCACGACCCTCGCGGCGAGCGCGTACCTGCTCGACCAGACCGCGCTGGTGCGGCGGATCGTCGACGGCGAGGACCGCGAGGGCCTCGCCCCGCTCGGTGCCTACCGGACCTTCCAGGTCGCGGTGTCGAGCCTGGCCGGGCCGACGGGTCTGGACCTCGACGCCCTCGCCGCCGTCGACGTCCTCGGCGCGGCCGGAGCGCGGGCGGAGCCGCCGCGCGAGCTGCTCACAGCCGAGGACGTGGCGCGCGGTCTGACCGCCCGCTGA